A single Cucumis melo cultivar AY chromosome 4, USDA_Cmelo_AY_1.0, whole genome shotgun sequence DNA region contains:
- the LOC103494954 gene encoding peroxiredoxin Q, chloroplastic-like: MFPSNIAYVVWLCHVSAELHLRRKTVSLTSLLPSLTPKTSFSNKLPFLFGSSTSQLHGAQISHHILPSSLPSSSSSFKFTTTSKVNKGQTRSPFTLKDQDGRNVSLYKFKGRPVVVYFYPVDEIPGCTKQYQKRKGPSSSGVANSTGTGNIIGPDFQP; this comes from the exons ATGTTTCCATCGAACATTGCTTATGTGGTATGGTTGTGTCATGTTTCCGCCGAACTTCATCTTCGTCGAAAAACGGTCTCTCTCACTTCTCTTCTCCCATCTCTGACTCCTAAAACCTCATTTTCTAAcaaacttccttttcttttcgGATCCTCTACTTCCCAATTGCATGGAGCTCAAATTTCTCATCACATTCTCCCTTCATCTCttccttcgtcttcttcttccttcaaaTTTACCACCACCTCTAAG GTGAATAAGGGCCAAACCCGTTCTCCTTTCACTTTGAAAGATCAAGATGGAAGGAATGTGAGTCTTTATAAATTTAAAGGGAGGCCTGTGGTTGTCTATTTCTATCCTGTCGATGAAATTCCTGGTTGCACCAAACAG TACCAAAAAAGGAAGGGACCTTCATCATCTGGAGTTGCTAACAGTACTGGAACAGGGAATATCATTGGACCTGACTTCCAACCATGA